One genomic region from Oncorhynchus gorbuscha isolate QuinsamMale2020 ecotype Even-year unplaced genomic scaffold, OgorEven_v1.0 Un_scaffold_141:::fragment_3, whole genome shotgun sequence encodes:
- the LOC124017005 gene encoding band 4.1-like protein 4B, with translation MDNKAEEKLLSEKSLQPSSPCSPPDHLKCNIYKAQMEAVYRSSSQDSRDSATSSLTTEKTSLRPDHNSTTDRPAKSNPNTNRRKRLVRQFSFNHEDEDNLPEALAAISSRSTGKCGSNNSLDNQTQPSIYPQETNTQMDMQILELRSPCCERSHSPHLSPSFYHTSIPPLVPCLSSHTNSEEEMRLGREKILRALLMTEL, from the exons ATGGACAACAAG GCAGAGGAGAAGCTGTTGTCTGAGAagtctctccagccctcctctccctgcagccCTCCAGACCATCTCAAGTGTAACATCTACAAAGCTCAGATGGAGGCTGTCTATAGA AGCTCCAGTCAGGACTCTCGAGACTCTGCCACTTCCAGTCTGACCACAGAGAAAACCTCCCTCCGCCCCGACCACAACTCAACCACAGACAGACCCGCCAAGTCTAACCCTAACACCAACCGCAGGAAAAGACTGGTCAGGCAGTTCAGCTT TAACCATGAGGACGAGGATAATCTCCCAGAGGCCCTTGCAGCGATCTCTTCCCGGAGCACTGGGAAGTGTGGATCTAACAACTCACTGGACAACCAGACACAACCCTCCATATACCCTcaggaaacaaacacacag ATGGACATGCAGATACTGGAGCTGAGGAGTCCATGCTGTGAGCGTTCTcactctccccacctctccccttccttctaccacacctccatccctcccctggtaccctgcctctcctctcacaccaacag tgAGGAGGAGATGAGGTTGGGCAGAGAGAAGATCCTCAGGGCTCTCCTGATGACGGAGCTCTGA
- the LOC124017017 gene encoding epithelial splicing regulatory protein 1-like isoform X2, whose product MTAQVDYLAVLFTTTSGASGDLLGSDETELEQLVWQLVDLKNKKLGKVNEVLIRPEHSDLTEDCLGEREDSEESVSTVTGLENALNQFHLRLTNEVNSLGAGTSVCVCTDGQLHIRQVLHPEAAGKNLALPECFNSFFDLRKEFRKHFPSADTKSLEVQYMAESLSVTVEPVAILEPPTVLDPTAVLDPTAMLSPVTAALQVQTMANIVLALLLEPLCHTFSNPERVTEKFESGTCSKMERVSDNTVIRARGLPWQSSDQDIARFFRGLNIAKGGAALCLNAQGRRNGEAMVRFISEEHRDMALQRHKHHMGNRYIEVYKATGEDFLKIAGGTSSEVALFLSREDQVIIRMRGLPFTATPDQVLAFFSQGEGPKEACPVSGDKDGILFVRFPDGRPTGDAFVLFASEEHAQCALRKHKDILGKRYIELFKSTAAEVQQVLNRYTSAPLIPVAPAPLVSMLPSVSLLPSPGGVRDCLRLRGLPYTATIEDILAFLGEYTHDIRPHGVHMVVNQQGRPSGDCFIQMRSAERAFSASQRVHKQVMCGPGQAGKRGVNSRYVEVFPCSAEEMGLVLMGGSLSHTHIHTHTRTRSGTGLSPPPCLSPPSYSFPPIPSIMPAEAAGLFPPIGQVLLSPRPLGPGHAYYPASTQLYMNYTAYYPSPPGSPNTIGYYPSPTPLPSPGGVVRMHGLAYKELLNTIQGYQSPMEALPVLSSMIGQSSSGDALMPFPPLLTKQGGHYLDLNML is encoded by the exons ATGACGGCTCAGGTAGACTACCTGGCGGTGTTGTTCACGACCACATCTGGCGCGAGCGGAGACCTCTTGGGTTCGGACGAGACGGAGCTCGAGCAGTTGGTGTGGCAGCTCGTGGACCTGAAGAACAAAAAG TTGGGAAAGGTGAATGAGGTGTTAATAAGGCCTGAGCACTCAGATCTTACAGAAGAttgtctgggggagagagaggacagcgagGAGTCTGTCTCTACAGTCACAGGCTTGGAGAACGCGCTAAACCAG TTTCATCTGAGATTGACCAATGAGGTGAACAGCTTAGGCGCGGGcacgtcagtgtgtgtgtgtacggacgGGCAGCTCCACATTCGCCAGGTTCTCCACCCCGAAGCTGCGGGCAAG AACCTGGCACTGCCAGAATGTTTCAACTCCTTTTTTGACCTGAGGAAAGAGTTCAGGAAGCACTTCCCATCTGCAGACACCAAGAGCCTGGAGGTGCAGTACATGGCAGAAT CTCTCAGTGTAACTGTGGAGCCAGTAGCCATATTGGAGCCGCCAACCGTACTGGATCCAACGGCTGTGTTGGATCCGACGGCCATGTTGTCACCGGTCACAGCAGCACTGCAGGTCCAGACCATGGCCAACATCGTTCTAGCCCTGCTATTGGAACCCTTAT GTCACACATTCTCAAATCCAGAGAGAGTCACTGAGAAGTTTGAAAGTGGCACTTG CAGTAAGATGGAGCGTGTGAGTGACAACACAGTGATCAGAGCGAGGGGGTTGCCGTGGCAGTCATCTGACCAGGACATCGCTCGCTTCTTCAGAGGACTCAACATTGCCAA AGGTGGTGCTGCGTTGTGTCTGAACGCCCAGGGTCGGAGGAACGGAGAGGCTATGGTCCgcttcatcagtgaagagcacagaGACATGGCCCTGCAGAGACACAAACACCACATGGGCAACAGATACATAGAG GTGTACAAGGCAACAGGAGAAGACTTCCTTAAGATAGCAGGCGGTACCTCCAGTGAGGTGGCGTTGTTTCTGTCTCGAGAGGACCAGGTGATTATCAGGATGAGAGGTCTTCCCTTCACCGCCACACCTGACCAGGTGCTGGCCTTCTTCTCCCAAGGGGAGGGGCCTAAAGAGGCGTGTCCTGTCAGTGGTGACAAGGATGGCATCCTATTTGTGCGTTTCCCTGATGGAAGGCCGACAGGCGACGCGTTTGTCCTATTCGCCAGTGAGGAGCATGCTCAGTGCGCTCTCAGGAAGCACAAAGACATCCTGGGAAAGAGATACATTGAGCTGTTCAAGAGCACCGCCGCTGAGGTGCAACag gtgttGAACAGGTACACGTCAGCCCCTCTGATCCCCGTGGCTCCAGCCCCCCTGGTGTCAATGTtgccctctgtgtctctgttgccCTCTCCTGGTGGTGTGAGGGACTGCCTCAGGCTGAGGGGGCTGCCCTACACCGCCACCATAGAGGACATACTGGCCTTCCTAGGAGAATACACACACGACATCAGACCACACGGAGTACACATGGTGGTCAACCAACAG GGTCGTCCGTCAGGGGACTGTTTCATCCAGATGCGTTCAGCAGAGCGGGCTTTCTCTGCCTCCCAGCGGGTCCACAAGCAGGTGATGTGTGGTCCGGGCCAGGCTGGCAAGCGAGGGGTTAACAGCCGCTATGTGGAGGTGTTCCCCTGTAGCGCTGAAGAGATGGGTCTGGTGTTGATGGGAggctccctctcacacacacacattcacacacacacccggACCAGGAGTGGGACAGGGCTCAGCCCGCCGCCAT gtctgtctcctccctcctactccttCCCACCCATCCCTTCCATCATGCCGGCTGAGGCTGCCGGCCTCTTCCCTCCCATTGGGCAGGTGCTGCTGAGTCCCCGCCCCCTAGGACCTGGACACGCCTACTACCCAGCTAGCACTCAGCTCTACATGAACTACACTGCATACTATCCCAG tccccCAGGTTCTCCCAACACTATAGGTTActacccctcccccacccctctgccctcccctggGGGAGTGGTCCGTATGCATGGCCTTGCCTATAAAGAACTGCTCAACACCATTCAGGGATACCag AGTCCTATGGAGGCATTGCCTGTACTGAGCAGTATGATTGGTCAGTCCAGCAGCGGTGATGCTCTGAtgcccttcccccctctcctgaCCAAGCAGGGAGGGCACTACCTGGACCTAAACATGCTGTAG
- the LOC124017017 gene encoding epithelial splicing regulatory protein 1-like isoform X1 — translation MTAQVDYLAVLFTTTSGASGDLLGSDETELEQLVWQLVDLKNKKLGKVNEVLIRPEHSDLTEDCLGEREDSEESVSTVTGLENALNQFHLRLTNEVNSLGAGTSVCVCTDGQLHIRQVLHPEAAGKNLALPECFNSFFDLRKEFRKHFPSADTKSLEVQYMAESLSVTVEPVAILEPPTVLDPTAVLDPTAMLSPVTAALQVQTMANIVLALLLEPLCHTFSNPERVTEKFESGTCSKMERVSDNTVIRARGLPWQSSDQDIARFFRGLNIAKGGAALCLNAQGRRNGEAMVRFISEEHRDMALQRHKHHMGNRYIEVYKATGEDFLKIAGGTSSEVALFLSREDQVIIRMRGLPFTATPDQVLAFFSQGEGPKEACPVSGDKDGILFVRFPDGRPTGDAFVLFASEEHAQCALRKHKDILGKRYIELFKSTAAEVQQVLNRYTSAPLIPVAPAPLVSMLPSVSLLPSPGGVRDCLRLRGLPYTATIEDILAFLGEYTHDIRPHGVHMVVNQQGRPSGDCFIQMRSAERAFSASQRVHKQVMCGPGQAGKRGVNSRYVEVFPCSAEEMGLVLMGGSLSHTHIHTHTRTRSGTGLSPPPCKSRRLSPPSYSFPPIPSIMPAEAAGLFPPIGQVLLSPRPLGPGHAYYPASTQLYMNYTAYYPSPPGSPNTIGYYPSPTPLPSPGGVVRMHGLAYKELLNTIQGYQSPMEALPVLSSMIGQSSSGDALMPFPPLLTKQGGHYLDLNML, via the exons ATGACGGCTCAGGTAGACTACCTGGCGGTGTTGTTCACGACCACATCTGGCGCGAGCGGAGACCTCTTGGGTTCGGACGAGACGGAGCTCGAGCAGTTGGTGTGGCAGCTCGTGGACCTGAAGAACAAAAAG TTGGGAAAGGTGAATGAGGTGTTAATAAGGCCTGAGCACTCAGATCTTACAGAAGAttgtctgggggagagagaggacagcgagGAGTCTGTCTCTACAGTCACAGGCTTGGAGAACGCGCTAAACCAG TTTCATCTGAGATTGACCAATGAGGTGAACAGCTTAGGCGCGGGcacgtcagtgtgtgtgtgtacggacgGGCAGCTCCACATTCGCCAGGTTCTCCACCCCGAAGCTGCGGGCAAG AACCTGGCACTGCCAGAATGTTTCAACTCCTTTTTTGACCTGAGGAAAGAGTTCAGGAAGCACTTCCCATCTGCAGACACCAAGAGCCTGGAGGTGCAGTACATGGCAGAAT CTCTCAGTGTAACTGTGGAGCCAGTAGCCATATTGGAGCCGCCAACCGTACTGGATCCAACGGCTGTGTTGGATCCGACGGCCATGTTGTCACCGGTCACAGCAGCACTGCAGGTCCAGACCATGGCCAACATCGTTCTAGCCCTGCTATTGGAACCCTTAT GTCACACATTCTCAAATCCAGAGAGAGTCACTGAGAAGTTTGAAAGTGGCACTTG CAGTAAGATGGAGCGTGTGAGTGACAACACAGTGATCAGAGCGAGGGGGTTGCCGTGGCAGTCATCTGACCAGGACATCGCTCGCTTCTTCAGAGGACTCAACATTGCCAA AGGTGGTGCTGCGTTGTGTCTGAACGCCCAGGGTCGGAGGAACGGAGAGGCTATGGTCCgcttcatcagtgaagagcacagaGACATGGCCCTGCAGAGACACAAACACCACATGGGCAACAGATACATAGAG GTGTACAAGGCAACAGGAGAAGACTTCCTTAAGATAGCAGGCGGTACCTCCAGTGAGGTGGCGTTGTTTCTGTCTCGAGAGGACCAGGTGATTATCAGGATGAGAGGTCTTCCCTTCACCGCCACACCTGACCAGGTGCTGGCCTTCTTCTCCCAAGGGGAGGGGCCTAAAGAGGCGTGTCCTGTCAGTGGTGACAAGGATGGCATCCTATTTGTGCGTTTCCCTGATGGAAGGCCGACAGGCGACGCGTTTGTCCTATTCGCCAGTGAGGAGCATGCTCAGTGCGCTCTCAGGAAGCACAAAGACATCCTGGGAAAGAGATACATTGAGCTGTTCAAGAGCACCGCCGCTGAGGTGCAACag gtgttGAACAGGTACACGTCAGCCCCTCTGATCCCCGTGGCTCCAGCCCCCCTGGTGTCAATGTtgccctctgtgtctctgttgccCTCTCCTGGTGGTGTGAGGGACTGCCTCAGGCTGAGGGGGCTGCCCTACACCGCCACCATAGAGGACATACTGGCCTTCCTAGGAGAATACACACACGACATCAGACCACACGGAGTACACATGGTGGTCAACCAACAG GGTCGTCCGTCAGGGGACTGTTTCATCCAGATGCGTTCAGCAGAGCGGGCTTTCTCTGCCTCCCAGCGGGTCCACAAGCAGGTGATGTGTGGTCCGGGCCAGGCTGGCAAGCGAGGGGTTAACAGCCGCTATGTGGAGGTGTTCCCCTGTAGCGCTGAAGAGATGGGTCTGGTGTTGATGGGAggctccctctcacacacacacattcacacacacacccggACCAGGAGTGGGACAGGGCTCAGCCCGCCGCCATGTAAGTCCAGAC gtctgtctcctccctcctactccttCCCACCCATCCCTTCCATCATGCCGGCTGAGGCTGCCGGCCTCTTCCCTCCCATTGGGCAGGTGCTGCTGAGTCCCCGCCCCCTAGGACCTGGACACGCCTACTACCCAGCTAGCACTCAGCTCTACATGAACTACACTGCATACTATCCCAG tccccCAGGTTCTCCCAACACTATAGGTTActacccctcccccacccctctgccctcccctggGGGAGTGGTCCGTATGCATGGCCTTGCCTATAAAGAACTGCTCAACACCATTCAGGGATACCag AGTCCTATGGAGGCATTGCCTGTACTGAGCAGTATGATTGGTCAGTCCAGCAGCGGTGATGCTCTGAtgcccttcccccctctcctgaCCAAGCAGGGAGGGCACTACCTGGACCTAAACATGCTGTAG
- the LOC124017017 gene encoding epithelial splicing regulatory protein 1-like isoform X4: MTAQVDYLAVLFTTTSGASGDLLGSDETELEQLVWQLVDLKNKKLGKVNEVLIRPEHSDLTEDCLGEREDSEESVSTVTGLENALNQFHLRLTNEVNSLGAGTSVCVCTDGQLHIRQVLHPEAAGKNLALPECFNSFFDLRKEFRKHFPSADTKSLEVQYMAESLSVTVEPVAILEPPTVLDPTAVLDPTAMLSPVTAALQVQTMANIVLALLLEPLCHTFSNPERVTEKFESGTCSKMERVSDNTVIRARGLPWQSSDQDIARFFRGLNIAKGGAALCLNAQGRRNGEAMVRFISEEHRDMALQRHKHHMGNRYIEVYKATGEDFLKIAGGTSSEVALFLSREDQVIIRMRGLPFTATPDQVLAFFSQGEGPKEACPVSGDKDGILFVRFPDGRPTGDAFVLFASEEHAQCALRKHKDILGKRYIELFKSTAAEVQQVLNRYTSAPLIPVAPAPLVSMLPSVSLLPSPGGVRDCLRLRGLPYTATIEDILAFLGEYTHDIRPHGVHMVVNQQGRPSGDCFIQMRSAERAFSASQRVHKQVMCGPGQAGKRGVNSRYVEVFPCSAEEMGLVLMGGSLSHTHIHTHTRTRSGTGLSPPPCLSPPSYSFPPIPSIMPAEAAGLFPPIGQVLLSPRPLGPGHAYYPASTQLYMNYTAYYPSPPGSPNTIGYYPSPTPLPSPGGVVRMHGLAYKELLNTIQGYQYATEDGLVHAHANMHDHDPSRTLLTQPKEWVCI; encoded by the exons ATGACGGCTCAGGTAGACTACCTGGCGGTGTTGTTCACGACCACATCTGGCGCGAGCGGAGACCTCTTGGGTTCGGACGAGACGGAGCTCGAGCAGTTGGTGTGGCAGCTCGTGGACCTGAAGAACAAAAAG TTGGGAAAGGTGAATGAGGTGTTAATAAGGCCTGAGCACTCAGATCTTACAGAAGAttgtctgggggagagagaggacagcgagGAGTCTGTCTCTACAGTCACAGGCTTGGAGAACGCGCTAAACCAG TTTCATCTGAGATTGACCAATGAGGTGAACAGCTTAGGCGCGGGcacgtcagtgtgtgtgtgtacggacgGGCAGCTCCACATTCGCCAGGTTCTCCACCCCGAAGCTGCGGGCAAG AACCTGGCACTGCCAGAATGTTTCAACTCCTTTTTTGACCTGAGGAAAGAGTTCAGGAAGCACTTCCCATCTGCAGACACCAAGAGCCTGGAGGTGCAGTACATGGCAGAAT CTCTCAGTGTAACTGTGGAGCCAGTAGCCATATTGGAGCCGCCAACCGTACTGGATCCAACGGCTGTGTTGGATCCGACGGCCATGTTGTCACCGGTCACAGCAGCACTGCAGGTCCAGACCATGGCCAACATCGTTCTAGCCCTGCTATTGGAACCCTTAT GTCACACATTCTCAAATCCAGAGAGAGTCACTGAGAAGTTTGAAAGTGGCACTTG CAGTAAGATGGAGCGTGTGAGTGACAACACAGTGATCAGAGCGAGGGGGTTGCCGTGGCAGTCATCTGACCAGGACATCGCTCGCTTCTTCAGAGGACTCAACATTGCCAA AGGTGGTGCTGCGTTGTGTCTGAACGCCCAGGGTCGGAGGAACGGAGAGGCTATGGTCCgcttcatcagtgaagagcacagaGACATGGCCCTGCAGAGACACAAACACCACATGGGCAACAGATACATAGAG GTGTACAAGGCAACAGGAGAAGACTTCCTTAAGATAGCAGGCGGTACCTCCAGTGAGGTGGCGTTGTTTCTGTCTCGAGAGGACCAGGTGATTATCAGGATGAGAGGTCTTCCCTTCACCGCCACACCTGACCAGGTGCTGGCCTTCTTCTCCCAAGGGGAGGGGCCTAAAGAGGCGTGTCCTGTCAGTGGTGACAAGGATGGCATCCTATTTGTGCGTTTCCCTGATGGAAGGCCGACAGGCGACGCGTTTGTCCTATTCGCCAGTGAGGAGCATGCTCAGTGCGCTCTCAGGAAGCACAAAGACATCCTGGGAAAGAGATACATTGAGCTGTTCAAGAGCACCGCCGCTGAGGTGCAACag gtgttGAACAGGTACACGTCAGCCCCTCTGATCCCCGTGGCTCCAGCCCCCCTGGTGTCAATGTtgccctctgtgtctctgttgccCTCTCCTGGTGGTGTGAGGGACTGCCTCAGGCTGAGGGGGCTGCCCTACACCGCCACCATAGAGGACATACTGGCCTTCCTAGGAGAATACACACACGACATCAGACCACACGGAGTACACATGGTGGTCAACCAACAG GGTCGTCCGTCAGGGGACTGTTTCATCCAGATGCGTTCAGCAGAGCGGGCTTTCTCTGCCTCCCAGCGGGTCCACAAGCAGGTGATGTGTGGTCCGGGCCAGGCTGGCAAGCGAGGGGTTAACAGCCGCTATGTGGAGGTGTTCCCCTGTAGCGCTGAAGAGATGGGTCTGGTGTTGATGGGAggctccctctcacacacacacattcacacacacacccggACCAGGAGTGGGACAGGGCTCAGCCCGCCGCCAT gtctgtctcctccctcctactccttCCCACCCATCCCTTCCATCATGCCGGCTGAGGCTGCCGGCCTCTTCCCTCCCATTGGGCAGGTGCTGCTGAGTCCCCGCCCCCTAGGACCTGGACACGCCTACTACCCAGCTAGCACTCAGCTCTACATGAACTACACTGCATACTATCCCAG tccccCAGGTTCTCCCAACACTATAGGTTActacccctcccccacccctctgccctcccctggGGGAGTGGTCCGTATGCATGGCCTTGCCTATAAAGAACTGCTCAACACCATTCAGGGATACCag TACGCTACTGAGGATGGCCTTGTGCACGCTCATGCTAACATGCATGATCACGATCCCTCCCGGACTCTGCTCACGCAGCCCAAAGAGTGGGTGTGTATTTAA
- the LOC124017017 gene encoding epithelial splicing regulatory protein 1-like isoform X3, with product MTAQVDYLAVLFTTTSGASGDLLGSDETELEQLVWQLVDLKNKKLGKVNEVLIRPEHSDLTEDCLGEREDSEESVSTVTGLENALNQFHLRLTNEVNSLGAGTSVCVCTDGQLHIRQVLHPEAAGKNLALPECFNSFFDLRKEFRKHFPSADTKSLEVQYMAESLSVTVEPVAILEPPTVLDPTAVLDPTAMLSPVTAALQVQTMANIVLALLLEPLCHTFSNPERVTEKFESGTCSKMERVSDNTVIRARGLPWQSSDQDIARFFRGLNIAKGGAALCLNAQGRRNGEAMVRFISEEHRDMALQRHKHHMGNRYIEVYKATGEDFLKIAGGTSSEVALFLSREDQVIIRMRGLPFTATPDQVLAFFSQGEGPKEACPVSGDKDGILFVRFPDGRPTGDAFVLFASEEHAQCALRKHKDILGKRYIELFKSTAAEVQQVLNRYTSAPLIPVAPAPLVSMLPSVSLLPSPGGVRDCLRLRGLPYTATIEDILAFLGEYTHDIRPHGVHMVVNQQGRPSGDCFIQMRSAERAFSASQRVHKQVMCGPGQAGKRGVNSRYVEVFPCSAEEMGLVLMGGSLSHTHIHTHTRTRSGTGLSPPPCKSRRLSPPSYSFPPIPSIMPAEAAGLFPPIGQVLLSPRPLGPGHAYYPASTQLYMNYTAYYPSPPGSPNTIGYYPSPTPLPSPGGVVRMHGLAYKELLNTIQGYQYATEDGLVHAHANMHDHDPSRTLLTQPKEWVCI from the exons ATGACGGCTCAGGTAGACTACCTGGCGGTGTTGTTCACGACCACATCTGGCGCGAGCGGAGACCTCTTGGGTTCGGACGAGACGGAGCTCGAGCAGTTGGTGTGGCAGCTCGTGGACCTGAAGAACAAAAAG TTGGGAAAGGTGAATGAGGTGTTAATAAGGCCTGAGCACTCAGATCTTACAGAAGAttgtctgggggagagagaggacagcgagGAGTCTGTCTCTACAGTCACAGGCTTGGAGAACGCGCTAAACCAG TTTCATCTGAGATTGACCAATGAGGTGAACAGCTTAGGCGCGGGcacgtcagtgtgtgtgtgtacggacgGGCAGCTCCACATTCGCCAGGTTCTCCACCCCGAAGCTGCGGGCAAG AACCTGGCACTGCCAGAATGTTTCAACTCCTTTTTTGACCTGAGGAAAGAGTTCAGGAAGCACTTCCCATCTGCAGACACCAAGAGCCTGGAGGTGCAGTACATGGCAGAAT CTCTCAGTGTAACTGTGGAGCCAGTAGCCATATTGGAGCCGCCAACCGTACTGGATCCAACGGCTGTGTTGGATCCGACGGCCATGTTGTCACCGGTCACAGCAGCACTGCAGGTCCAGACCATGGCCAACATCGTTCTAGCCCTGCTATTGGAACCCTTAT GTCACACATTCTCAAATCCAGAGAGAGTCACTGAGAAGTTTGAAAGTGGCACTTG CAGTAAGATGGAGCGTGTGAGTGACAACACAGTGATCAGAGCGAGGGGGTTGCCGTGGCAGTCATCTGACCAGGACATCGCTCGCTTCTTCAGAGGACTCAACATTGCCAA AGGTGGTGCTGCGTTGTGTCTGAACGCCCAGGGTCGGAGGAACGGAGAGGCTATGGTCCgcttcatcagtgaagagcacagaGACATGGCCCTGCAGAGACACAAACACCACATGGGCAACAGATACATAGAG GTGTACAAGGCAACAGGAGAAGACTTCCTTAAGATAGCAGGCGGTACCTCCAGTGAGGTGGCGTTGTTTCTGTCTCGAGAGGACCAGGTGATTATCAGGATGAGAGGTCTTCCCTTCACCGCCACACCTGACCAGGTGCTGGCCTTCTTCTCCCAAGGGGAGGGGCCTAAAGAGGCGTGTCCTGTCAGTGGTGACAAGGATGGCATCCTATTTGTGCGTTTCCCTGATGGAAGGCCGACAGGCGACGCGTTTGTCCTATTCGCCAGTGAGGAGCATGCTCAGTGCGCTCTCAGGAAGCACAAAGACATCCTGGGAAAGAGATACATTGAGCTGTTCAAGAGCACCGCCGCTGAGGTGCAACag gtgttGAACAGGTACACGTCAGCCCCTCTGATCCCCGTGGCTCCAGCCCCCCTGGTGTCAATGTtgccctctgtgtctctgttgccCTCTCCTGGTGGTGTGAGGGACTGCCTCAGGCTGAGGGGGCTGCCCTACACCGCCACCATAGAGGACATACTGGCCTTCCTAGGAGAATACACACACGACATCAGACCACACGGAGTACACATGGTGGTCAACCAACAG GGTCGTCCGTCAGGGGACTGTTTCATCCAGATGCGTTCAGCAGAGCGGGCTTTCTCTGCCTCCCAGCGGGTCCACAAGCAGGTGATGTGTGGTCCGGGCCAGGCTGGCAAGCGAGGGGTTAACAGCCGCTATGTGGAGGTGTTCCCCTGTAGCGCTGAAGAGATGGGTCTGGTGTTGATGGGAggctccctctcacacacacacattcacacacacacccggACCAGGAGTGGGACAGGGCTCAGCCCGCCGCCATGTAAGTCCAGAC gtctgtctcctccctcctactccttCCCACCCATCCCTTCCATCATGCCGGCTGAGGCTGCCGGCCTCTTCCCTCCCATTGGGCAGGTGCTGCTGAGTCCCCGCCCCCTAGGACCTGGACACGCCTACTACCCAGCTAGCACTCAGCTCTACATGAACTACACTGCATACTATCCCAG tccccCAGGTTCTCCCAACACTATAGGTTActacccctcccccacccctctgccctcccctggGGGAGTGGTCCGTATGCATGGCCTTGCCTATAAAGAACTGCTCAACACCATTCAGGGATACCag TACGCTACTGAGGATGGCCTTGTGCACGCTCATGCTAACATGCATGATCACGATCCCTCCCGGACTCTGCTCACGCAGCCCAAAGAGTGGGTGTGTATTTAA